A window of uncultured Litoreibacter sp. contains these coding sequences:
- a CDS encoding holin family protein → MGVIREILGGGARDLTLAVGQVADGFRPNATQAMQNGHEAYIAALGQHGTEFRYGRQGWFDSLMNGFNRLPRPMLALGTIGLFIFAMVDPAGFAPRMQGLALVPDPLWWLLGAIVSFYFGARELHYARRPRSQTPRAEAARTKRQSGKPSTNAALEAWRARRGG, encoded by the coding sequence ATGGGGGTAATCCGCGAAATACTTGGCGGCGGCGCCCGTGATCTGACGCTGGCCGTGGGGCAGGTTGCTGATGGATTCCGCCCCAATGCGACACAAGCCATGCAAAATGGGCACGAGGCCTATATCGCCGCCCTTGGCCAACACGGCACCGAATTTCGATACGGCCGTCAGGGCTGGTTCGACAGCCTGATGAACGGCTTCAACCGCCTGCCGCGCCCGATGTTGGCGCTGGGCACCATCGGCCTGTTCATCTTTGCAATGGTGGATCCTGCGGGGTTCGCGCCGCGGATGCAGGGATTGGCCCTCGTGCCCGACCCGCTTTGGTGGCTGCTTGGGGCCATTGTCAGCTTCTATTTCGGCGCGCGGGAGCTGCATTACGCCCGTAGGCCACGCTCACAAACGCCGCGCGCAGAAGCTGCGCGGACAAAGCGCCAAAGCGGAAAACCAAGCACAAACGCAGCCTTAGAAGCATGGAGGGCCAGACGCGGCGGCTAA
- a CDS encoding DUF2087 domain-containing protein has protein sequence MSSHPIPLVIEDVSQFARALRKHWPDEPPGHANMLSLVAKAAGYRNHQVLKAEFGLPAPEAAFTELEERRLRDALRVFDLEGQLTRWPLKTSVQGLCLAIFWATLPARRDLTEKEVNAVLKSGEVFGDHVLLRRCLIEHNMVTRERDGSIYRRVERKPSPLERALIRAVSERKHAAMRDPIGGGRPAFKA, from the coding sequence ATGTCATCACACCCAATTCCCCTCGTGATCGAGGATGTTTCTCAATTCGCGCGCGCCTTGCGCAAACACTGGCCGGATGAACCGCCCGGCCATGCCAATATGCTGTCGCTTGTCGCCAAGGCGGCGGGATACCGCAACCATCAGGTCCTGAAGGCCGAGTTTGGGCTACCTGCGCCCGAGGCCGCCTTCACCGAGCTGGAGGAACGCCGCTTGCGCGACGCGTTGCGAGTGTTTGATCTGGAGGGTCAGTTGACCCGATGGCCTTTGAAAACCTCGGTACAGGGTCTGTGTCTTGCGATCTTCTGGGCCACCCTGCCCGCGCGGCGTGATTTGACCGAGAAAGAGGTCAACGCGGTGCTGAAATCGGGTGAGGTGTTTGGCGACCACGTGTTGCTGCGCCGCTGCCTGATCGAGCATAACATGGTCACCCGGGAACGGGACGGTTCGATCTACCGGCGGGTGGAACGCAAGCCTTCCCCGTTGGAACGCGCGCTGATCCGGGCGGTGTCAGAACGCAAACATGCAGCGATGCGTGACCCGATTGGCGGCGGCAGGCCCGCCTTTAAGGCCTAG
- the gltA gene encoding citrate synthase → MADKTATLTFGDKSIELPMYSPTAGPDVIDISKLYGQADVFTYDPGFTSTAACDSTITYIDGGKGELLHRGYPIDQLAEKSHYLEVCYLLLYGELPSVAQLEEFESLVTNHTMIHEQMMFLFRGFRRDAHPMAIMNGVVGAMSAFYHDSTDIHDAHQREVASIRMIAKMPTIAAMAYKFTIGQPFVYPRNDLDYASNFLRMCFSVPCEDYQVNPILSRAMDRIFTLHADHEQNASTSTVRLASSSGANPFACIAAGIACLWGPAHGGANQACLEMLKEIGTVDRIPEFIARAKDKNDSYRLMGFGHRVYKNFDPRAVVMKQSADEVLELLGVENNPILQVAIELEKQALADPYFAEKKLFPNVDFYSGIILEAMGFPTSMFTPIFALSRTVGWISQWKEMIADPKMKIGRPRQLYKGATLRDYVDIENR, encoded by the coding sequence ATGGCTGACAAAACCGCGACGCTGACTTTTGGCGACAAATCTATCGAGTTGCCGATGTATTCGCCGACCGCCGGTCCTGATGTCATCGACATCTCGAAGCTTTACGGCCAGGCCGACGTGTTCACCTATGACCCCGGCTTCACCTCGACCGCCGCCTGCGACTCGACCATCACTTATATCGATGGCGGCAAAGGCGAGCTGCTGCACCGTGGCTACCCGATCGACCAGCTGGCCGAGAAATCGCATTACCTGGAAGTGTGCTACCTGCTGCTTTACGGCGAGCTGCCTTCCGTCGCGCAGCTGGAAGAGTTTGAAAGCCTCGTGACCAACCACACGATGATCCACGAGCAGATGATGTTCTTATTCCGTGGTTTCCGTCGTGACGCGCACCCGATGGCGATCATGAACGGCGTGGTCGGCGCGATGTCGGCCTTCTACCACGATTCGACCGACATCCATGACGCGCATCAGCGCGAAGTGGCCTCGATCCGGATGATCGCGAAGATGCCGACGATTGCGGCCATGGCGTATAAATTCACCATCGGGCAGCCATTTGTGTACCCGCGCAACGATCTGGATTACGCGTCCAACTTCCTGCGCATGTGCTTCTCGGTGCCGTGCGAGGATTATCAGGTGAACCCGATCCTGAGCCGCGCAATGGACCGTATCTTCACGCTGCATGCGGATCATGAACAAAACGCCTCGACCTCGACTGTGCGGTTGGCCTCGTCTTCGGGCGCGAACCCGTTCGCCTGTATTGCCGCTGGCATTGCCTGCCTCTGGGGCCCGGCCCATGGCGGCGCGAACCAGGCCTGCCTTGAGATGCTGAAGGAAATTGGCACGGTTGACCGCATTCCTGAATTCATCGCGCGTGCGAAGGACAAGAATGACAGCTACCGCCTGATGGGCTTTGGCCACCGGGTCTACAAGAACTTCGACCCGCGTGCGGTTGTCATGAAGCAATCCGCCGACGAGGTGCTTGAGCTTCTGGGCGTTGAGAACAACCCGATCTTGCAGGTCGCGATTGAGTTGGAGAAGCAGGCGCTTGCCGATCCGTACTTCGCCGAGAAGAAGCTGTTCCCGAATGTGGACTTCTATTCCGGCATCATTCTGGAGGCGATGGGCTTCCCCACCTCGATGTTCACGCCGATCTTCGCGCTGTCGCGCACCGTGGGCTGGATTTCGCAGTGGAAGGAAATGATTGCCGACCCGAAGATGAAAATCGGCCGGCCGCGCCAGTTGTACAAGGGCGCCACCCTGCGCGACTATGTCGACATCGAAAACCGCTAA
- a CDS encoding GNAT family N-acetyltransferase has translation MLNTDRLLIRPARAEDAGDLFEVYGDAETMRYWDSPPDQDVPVTAKRVMGMMRAEPQTYFVLEHEGRAVGTAGVHQDAEIGFILHRAHWRKGLMREALTVLIPWLFDTLNTDTLTADADPRNEGSVGLLKAVGFQVTGTAKNTFCVDGVWTDSVYLALARDDFAR, from the coding sequence ATGCTGAACACCGACCGCCTGCTGATCCGCCCTGCCCGCGCTGAGGACGCGGGCGACCTGTTTGAGGTTTACGGCGACGCCGAGACGATGCGCTACTGGGACAGCCCGCCGGATCAAGACGTCCCAGTGACCGCCAAACGGGTGATGGGCATGATGCGGGCAGAACCACAAACCTACTTTGTCCTTGAGCATGAAGGGCGTGCCGTCGGGACCGCCGGGGTCCATCAAGACGCCGAGATCGGTTTCATTCTGCACCGTGCCCATTGGCGCAAAGGGTTGATGCGGGAGGCGCTGACGGTGTTGATCCCGTGGCTGTTTGACACTTTGAACACAGACACGCTGACCGCCGACGCCGACCCCAGGAATGAAGGGTCCGTGGGACTTTTGAAAGCCGTGGGCTTTCAGGTGACCGGCACCGCCAAGAACACCTTTTGCGTGGACGGCGTTTGGACCGACAGCGTGTATCTGGCCCTTGCGCGGGATGATTTTGCGCGGTAG
- a CDS encoding enoyl-CoA hydratase-related protein produces the protein MQYDTLKFSVRNNTAIIEFSRPDVMNALNTQMRAEILHAVKAAEKEARVLVMTGKGRAFCSGQDLGDRATVANIDLERTLRDEYVPMLMAIYDCKIPTISAVNGAAAGAGANLALAADVVIATESAVFLQAFSRIGLIPDAGGTYFLPRQIGLPKAMGAALFAEPVTAQQASDWGMIWEAVPDDQFETVWKDRAAQLANGPTVAYQRAKQALRKTYDNTLEKQLMLEAKYQGELGKSHDFREGVLAFLDKRAAGFEGR, from the coding sequence ATGCAATATGACACCCTCAAATTTTCGGTGCGCAACAACACCGCCATCATCGAGTTTTCGCGCCCCGACGTTATGAACGCTTTGAATACTCAGATGCGGGCCGAAATCCTGCATGCGGTGAAGGCGGCGGAAAAAGAGGCGCGCGTCCTGGTGATGACCGGCAAGGGCCGCGCTTTTTGTTCGGGCCAAGATCTGGGCGACCGGGCGACGGTGGCCAATATTGATCTCGAACGCACGTTGCGCGACGAATATGTGCCAATGCTGATGGCGATTTACGACTGCAAAATCCCTACCATTTCTGCGGTGAACGGCGCGGCTGCGGGGGCAGGGGCCAATCTCGCGCTTGCGGCCGATGTGGTGATCGCCACCGAAAGCGCGGTGTTTCTGCAGGCATTCAGCCGCATCGGCCTGATCCCTGATGCCGGCGGCACCTACTTTTTGCCGCGCCAGATCGGGTTGCCCAAGGCCATGGGCGCCGCTTTGTTTGCGGAACCCGTGACCGCGCAGCAGGCGTCCGACTGGGGCATGATCTGGGAAGCCGTCCCCGACGACCAGTTCGAAACCGTCTGGAAAGACCGCGCGGCGCAATTGGCAAACGGCCCCACGGTCGCCTACCAACGCGCCAAGCAGGCCCTGCGCAAGACCTATGACAACACGCTGGAAAAGCAGCTGATGCTGGAGGCCAAGTATCAGGGCGAGCTGGGCAAATCCCACGACTTCCGCGAAGGTGTGCTTGCCTTCCTCGACAAGCGCGCCGCGGGATTTGAAGGGCGCTAG
- the gltX gene encoding glutamate--tRNA ligase translates to MSDAPVVTRFAPSPTGYLHIGGARTALFNWLYARGRGGKFVLRIEDTDRARYTPEAVQAITDGLTWLGLDWDGDAVSQFESADRHAAVAHEMLANGTAYKCFSTQDEIAAFREQAKEAGTSTLFRSPWRDVAEADHPDLPFVVRVKAPQEGAITIKDAVQGEVTWKAETLDDMVLLRSEGTPVYMLAVVVDDHDMGVTHVVRGDDHLANAARQSMIYTAMGWDLPTFAHIPLIHGPDGKKLSKRHGDLGIEAYRDMGYTPAGLRNYLARLGWSHGDDEVFSDAQAREWFDLSGVGKAPARLDFKKMENINGHQIAMSSDETLMADVATFMAHTNCAPLSQVQQDALRAALPLLKTNAKTLGTLLDKAHFAIGSRPFTPDEKAAKHLDSVSRGILKELTPQLQTASWSRETLEGVLGEYAASKEMGFGKLAGPLRAALSGRAATPSVFDMMMLIGKEETLARLEDASAGS, encoded by the coding sequence ATGTCCGACGCCCCCGTTGTCACCCGCTTTGCCCCGTCTCCGACCGGGTATCTGCATATCGGCGGCGCGCGGACGGCGCTGTTCAACTGGCTTTACGCGCGCGGGCGCGGCGGCAAGTTTGTGCTGCGCATCGAAGACACCGACCGCGCGCGGTATACGCCGGAGGCGGTGCAGGCCATCACCGACGGGCTGACCTGGCTGGGACTTGATTGGGACGGCGACGCGGTCTCGCAGTTTGAAAGCGCCGACCGGCATGCGGCCGTCGCGCATGAGATGCTGGCCAATGGCACCGCGTATAAATGCTTCTCCACCCAGGACGAGATTGCAGCGTTTCGCGAGCAAGCGAAGGAGGCTGGGACCTCTACCTTGTTCCGCTCCCCCTGGCGGGATGTGGCGGAAGCGGATCATCCGGACCTGCCCTTTGTGGTGCGTGTGAAGGCGCCGCAGGAAGGTGCGATAACCATCAAAGACGCCGTGCAGGGCGAGGTCACCTGGAAGGCGGAAACGCTGGACGACATGGTGCTGCTGCGCTCCGAAGGGACGCCGGTCTATATGCTGGCGGTGGTGGTCGACGACCACGATATGGGCGTGACCCATGTGGTGCGCGGCGACGACCATCTGGCGAACGCGGCACGGCAGTCGATGATCTACACGGCGATGGGGTGGGATCTGCCTACCTTTGCGCATATTCCGCTGATCCACGGCCCGGACGGCAAGAAGCTGTCGAAACGGCACGGCGATCTGGGCATCGAGGCCTATCGCGACATGGGCTACACACCCGCTGGTCTGCGCAACTACCTGGCGCGGCTGGGCTGGAGCCATGGCGATGACGAAGTGTTCAGCGACGCGCAAGCGCGGGAGTGGTTTGACCTCAGCGGCGTCGGAAAAGCACCCGCGCGGCTGGATTTTAAGAAAATGGAAAACATTAACGGGCATCAGATCGCGATGAGCAGTGACGAGACCCTGATGGCAGATGTGGCAACATTTATGGCGCACACCAATTGTGCGCCGCTTTCGCAGGTGCAGCAAGATGCATTGCGCGCGGCATTGCCCCTGCTAAAGACCAACGCCAAAACACTCGGAACCCTTCTGGATAAGGCGCATTTCGCCATTGGCAGCCGCCCGTTCACGCCGGATGAGAAAGCCGCGAAACATCTGGATTCGGTATCCCGTGGTATACTGAAGGAATTGACGCCGCAGCTGCAAACTGCTAGTTGGTCCCGAGAAACGCTTGAAGGCGTGTTGGGCGAATATGCCGCCAGCAAAGAGATGGGATTTGGCAAATTGGCCGGACCCTTGCGGGCAGCACTTTCCGGACGCGCCGCCACTCCCAGTGTCTTCGACATGATGATGCTGATCGGGAAAGAGGAAACCCTCGCCCGACTGGAAGATGCGTCTGCCGGATCCTGA